A single window of Lepeophtheirus salmonis chromosome 2, UVic_Lsal_1.4, whole genome shotgun sequence DNA harbors:
- the LOC121132450 gene encoding hippocampus abundant transcript 1 protein, whose amino-acid sequence MMKSSSITSKKSSSGGFLRSGKAKKMEGVVTSSGVGKASIYHALVVIFLEFFAWGLLTSPMITVLNETFPEHTFLINGLIVGIKGLLSFLSAPLIGALSDIWGRKFFLLITVFFTCVPIPLMKINTWWYFAMISISGVFAVTFSVVFAYVADVTDEADRSSAYGLVSATFAASLVTSPALGAYLEQMYSEEVVIALATAVAILDVLFIMVAVPESLPDKCKPPASRGITLEQVDPFQALRKMSKDKTVLMICVTVFLSYLPEAGQYSCFFVYLRLVMNFSKEEVALFIATIGILSVIAQTGLLTLLMRTLGNKHTIMIGLLFEMLQLMWYGFGSKTWMMWAAGVLASISSITYPAISSYVSMHADADKQGLVQGMITGMRGLCNGLGPAMFGLIFSLFHVDLNEKDKAVSTFSNSTVQLEPMDAVTNIIPGPPFVFGALLVILALMVAAFIADTSPGGSFRSSSSSSNSFINSHYNNGSSILMTSSGPLSGRRLSDKADGIYKKSDDEEDEELIASDREYTIPLMLTDPRL is encoded by the exons ATGATGAAAAGTAGTAGTATTACAAGTAAGAAATCCTCTTCTGGGGGTTTCCTCCGAAGTGGCAAAGCGAAAAAGATGGAAGGCGTCGTGACGAGTTCAGGTGTTGGGAAGGCTTCAATTTATCACGCATTAGTCGTGATTTTCTTGGAGTTTTTTGCCTGGGGTCTCCTCACCTCCCCTATGATCACAGTGCTAAACGAAACATTCCCAGAGCATACTTTTCTCATCAATGGACTCATCGTGGGCATCAAGGGCCTTCTCTCATTTCTCTCAGCACCCCTTATTGGAGCACTTTCCGATATTTGGGGGCGCAAGTTCTTTTTGCTCATCACAGTTTTCTTCACATGTGTTCCTATTCCCCTAATGAAAATTAACACATGGTGGTACTTTGCCATGATATCTATTTCAGGTGTTTTTGCTGTAACGTTTAGTGTCGTATTTGCCTATGTTGCAGATGTGACTGACGAAGCGGATCGTTCTTCAGCTTATGGACTTGTTTCTGCTACATTTGCAGCCTCATTAGTTACCTCTCCTGCTCTTGGAGCCTACTTAGAACAAATGTATTCTGAAGAAGTTGTTATTGCTCTGGCTACAGCTGTTGCTATCTTAGATGTACTTTTTATTATGGTTGCTGTTCCTGAGAGTTTACCAGATAAATGTAAACCTCCAGCATCGCGAGGAATCACACTTGAACAAGTGGATCCCTTTCAAGCCCTTCGAAAAATGTCAAAAGACAAGACCGTACTCATGATATGTGTCACTGTTTTCCTCTCGTATTTACCAGAGGCAGGAcaatattcatgtttttttgtttacctTCGTCTTGTCATGAATTTCTCCAAAGAAGAAGTGGCTCTGTTCATTGCCACGATTGGAATTCTATCTGTCATTGCCCAGACTGGACTACTCACTTTGCTTATGAGAACATTGGGAAATAAGCATACGATAATGATTGGCCTTCTTTTTGAGATGCTTCAACTCATGTGGTACGGGTTCGGGTCTAAAACATGGATGATGTGGGCGGCTGGCGTGCTTGCATCCATTTCAAG TATAACGTATCCTGCAATATCCTCGTATGTGTCTATGCATGCAGACGCAGACAAACAGGGATTAGTTCAGGGAATGATCACGGGTATGAGAGGATTATGCAATGGACTCGGCCCGGCCATGTTTGGACTTATATTTAGTCTCTTTCATGTTGATCTTAATGAAAAAGATAAGGCAGTTAGTACCTTTTCTAACTCAACTGTGCAACTGGAGCCCATGGATGCTGTCACAAACATAATCCCTGGACCACCGTTTGTTTTTGGTGCGCTCCTCGTTATTTTAGCTCTCATGGTGGCAGCCTTCATTGCAGATACATCACCGGGGGGGTCCTTTCGTAGTAGCTCCTCCTCATccaatagttttattaatagtCATTATAATAATGGGAGCTCAATTCTCATGACGTCCTCTGGGCCTTTGTCGGGTCGAAGGCTCAGTGATAAAGCGGATGGAATTTATAAGAAATCCGATGACGAGGAAGATGAAGAATTGATTGCCAGTGATCGGGAATACACCATTCCTCTCATGCTTACTGATCCAAGGTTATAG